From the Chitinophaga lutea genome, one window contains:
- a CDS encoding helix-turn-helix transcriptional regulator — protein MSTPSHLHHIGQMIKQAREHRGYSQADLANLASLRQATIADIELGKSNFEINTLVRICSALKFYLDINMAPAD, from the coding sequence ATGAGCACACCTTCACACCTTCATCACATCGGCCAGATGATCAAACAGGCCCGCGAGCACCGCGGGTATTCACAGGCGGATTTAGCGAACCTGGCCAGCCTTCGCCAGGCGACAATCGCCGATATCGAACTCGGGAAAAGTAACTTTGAAATCAACACGCTGGTGCGCATCTGCAGCGCATTGAAATTCTATCTCGATATTAATATGGCACCGGCCGATTAA